The Tumebacillus amylolyticus DNA segment CGGTCACGGACATCAACCCGTCCCCGTACAATCCGCGCATCGATTTGCAACCGGGAGACGCGGAATTCGAGAAGCTCCGTCGCTCCATTGAAGAGTTCGGGTACGTCGACCCGCTCATTTGGAACCAGCGCACCGGCAACCTCGTCGGCGGACATCAGCGGTTCAAGGTGCTGCTGGCCGCCGGGGCCACGGAGCTCGACGTCTCCGTGGTCGACCTCGACGATGTGCAAGAGCGTCAACTCAACCTCGCGCTCAACAAGATTTCTGGTGATTGGGACGAGAACAAATTGTCCGAGCTACTCCATGAACTCGAAGTCGCCGGCGCGGATCTCGACCTGACGGGTTTCGATGACAAGGAACTGGACGGCCTGTTAAAAGACTTCCGCCCGGAAGATGACGAAACTGTTGGTGACTTCGAAAGCGCGGAGATCAATCTGGGATCGTTCTCCGACGAGAATTTCGAAGCGGAGTGCCCACGCTGTGGTTTCTGCTTCAATCCAAAGGAACCAGAGGCGGCCACCGCCGCCGAGGAGGGGAACGAGGATGCCTGAATGGGATTGGTCGTTGCGTGACCTGCACAACGTGACCAAGATCGGACGCCGCGTCTTCTCCTGTTTCTCGTGCGGGGGCGGCTCTACGATGGGGTACAAATTGGCTGGGTACGAAGTAATCGGGAACGTGGAGATCGATCCGCAGATGATGGCCATCTACAAAGCCAACCACAACCCGCGGTTCCCTTTCCAAATGCCGATCCAAGAGTTCCGCAAGATCCCAAAGCAGGAATTGCCGCCGGAGCTGTTCCAACTTGACATCTTGGACGGTTCGCCGCCCTGCAGCGTGTTCTCAACGGCGGGCTCCCGAGAAAAGAAGTGGGGAGTCGAAGCGCGGTTCCGAGAAGGTCAAGCCAAACAGCGGCTCGACGATCTCTTCTTCCACTTCATCGACGTCGCCGACATGCTCCGGCCAAAAGTGGTCATCGCAGAGAATGTGAAGGGGATGATCCTGGGGAATGCCAAAGGCTACGTCAAAGAAGTCGTTGAGTCGTTCGCCCAGATCGGGTACATCGTGCAACTGTTTTTGCTGAACGGTGCGACGATGGGGGTACCGCAGAAACGAGAGCGCGTGTTCTTCATAGCACGTCGCCACGATTTGCGACTCCCGGATCTTCAGCTCAAGTTTGGTGAGCCGCCGGTCTTGTACCGCGACATTCGTTCCGGAAGAGGACGGCCAATCGATCCGAAAAGCAGAACCTACCAGCGTTGGTTAAAACGTCGTCCCGCCGACAAGAGCATGGCTCATGTCGCCCTTCGGACAGAGGGAAAGAACAACAACTTCAACACGATCATCGTGCACGACCACCGGGTCCTGAACACGATCGCGAGCAACTCTGTTTTCGTTCGGTACGATGAGCCGTACCACATCAGCAACGAGGACATCATTCGATCGCAGGCCTTCCCACGGGACTACAACTTCCTTGAAGGAGATCCGCAGTACGTGTGCGGGATGTCCGTCCCGCCGCTGATGATGAAAAAGATCGCAGAGCAGGTTAACCGTCAATGGTTCAAGCGCGGCGCATAAACTCGATGGCGGCGTAGCCGCCGCCGGTGAGGAAACGCCGCGCGCGGGTATAAAAAAGGGAGGGCGCGTCAACGCCCTCCGTTCGTTCGCCGAGTCATCACCCGGCTTGGATGGGGAAGCGGATCACCACGGCCGTGGATTTTCGCTACACCGCTGCCCCGTCCACTATTGTAGAACGGGTGATGACATGATGCAAGAAGAATTAACAGCTTTAGAAAATGAACAGCTACTGCTCAAGCATCTTGCCGAACAGCAATTGGGGATCGACGAGTCAACAGAACAGTACCGCAAGATGATCCGGGCCGCCATCGCACAATTCGTGAAGAATCTGCAAAGCGGTCAGATTGAGATCACGGTGGACGACTTTCTCAAACTCGTCGAGTATGACCTGAAACTGCAACAACAAGACCTGTAAATAGGTAAACCAATGACGCCCTGTATGCTCTCAGGAGGCGTCTATTTTTGCTGTGTCCCGTTCGGTCACGTTCCTTACGTCTGCCTCTCACGCACCCGCATGGGAGGCGACAGGGGCACAGAAATTCAAACACTAACTCAAACGAGGTGGTAGAGATGGAAGCAGTAGGTTTCGCGGTTGTCGCAGCCCACGTCTTGATGATGGTCGGCGGCATTCTGTCGGCAGTGGTCGACGGACGGAAAGGTGAGCCGTGGTTGGCAGCGGCAGAAGGGGGGATTCCGGTATGAGCGACCAACAAACCCAAAATCAGCGTCGTGGTGCGCCGGTTGGGGATCGCCCCAGTTCTGCAACGCTCTCGACTCGCTTCGGTCGGATCGGGATCGACATCCAGAACGTCGAGATGTTCCAACAACTGCTTAACCTCGTCGGCGTGATCTACGCAGATCGCAAGGACCTCCGTCCGCTGATCTTTGATTCCCTTCTGGTATTCGACCTCGCGGGGAACGCCCAGCACCAGATGGCCGCATGGGAAGACCTCCAACTCGACCCGGATCAACTCGATGTATTGGCCGACGTGCTTGCTTCCGTCGACGATGCGCGGGAGACGTTCGGCACGGAGCACATCTTGCACCCGCTGCTGAATGCTGTTCACCGACTGATCGATTCGGCTGCTCAGGCTGGGGTGTAGTCAGTGAGTTGTAAAACAAAAAAAGAGCCCAAAAGTTTGGGCTCTATCCGGTAACTCGTCTCCAAGCTCGATGATTTAAAGTATCTTTCGTGAAGTCAGAAAGATAATTGTCGGTTAGACGTGCTGCTTCAAAAATCAAATCGAGATAGCCACGCACCTCAGTCACTTTAACATAATCCTCTGATCTCACACGATGAGCTATTTCACCACGGTAGGAAACAAAATCATCAATTGCCTTCGGGTCACCCCATGCATTTAGTAATTCATTCGCTCCAAGTAGTCCTTCAAAAAGCGGATTGATTACGTGACTCTTTGGAGTATTCACAGCTGAAACTTCTTTTTCTACCATTTCTAGATAAACGTCTCGCCAACCATTTCCGGCTAACTCAAGGGGTTTTAGATGACTATCTTTTCCAGATTTCACGTAGGAACTCAGCTTTTTCTGGACCTCAGTGGGGAGCAATCTTGGAGAATGGAGGTGATTGACTAAAAAGGCAGCAGATTCGGAGATCACGTCTTCGAGGTAAATTTCCCAGGACCCAGCTAAGATCAGGATCGCGCTTCGAGTTAGATGATCAAGTGCGTTGCGCCCTCGCCCGGACATCGCAGAATGGGTATCAAGAATACGCTGCACATCTTGAATGTTTTTATCACGGAAGAATTGAAACGATTGCGATGGCATTCACTCGTGCTCCTTTTTCTTCGTTAATACACGAATTATATACTCTAACCTAATTTCATTCTATAGTGAATTTTGGGTAGGGTTTGACTTGTTTATTTATTTACAGGGAGGTGGTGATGGTGTAGCATGGCGCGCGAACGTTCACCAAAGTGGGAACAAGCCCGGCAGATGTTCGTCGATTCCAAGGTGCAGATGATGCTAAAGGACATCGGTGAAAAGTTGGGTGTTTCCGATGCGCAGATCCGCAAGTGGAAGCGGGAAGACAAGAAGAAAGGCATCGATTGGGACGCTCTCGCCAATGGTCACGTAACCAATGGTGCGAATAGTCACGTAACCAATCAGCAGCCGAATGCCCCGCCGAAGAAAAAGCCGCATGGTGCGCCAAAAGGCAACGACAACGCCAGAGGGAACAAGGGTGGAAATGGGGCTCCTCGAGGGAACAAGTTTGCGGCGGGGAACTCTGGGGGCGGTGCTCCACATCGAAACCAGAACGCCTATCGCACGGGTGAGTTCGCCGCGATCTGGATGGATGCACTCAACGACAACGAAAAAGCGATGCTTGAAAAGGTCGATACCGACCCGGTCGAATCAGTCCGGCGAGAGATCGGCCTGTTGGAGTTTCGCGAGTTCCGTATGATGCGTGACATCGAGGCGCGGAAGTCGGGCCTGAACGACAAGCAACGTCGTGTTTTGCAAGAGCGCATGCAGGTCAAGGAGCCGCAGCAGGTCCACAACGACCGCACAGGTGAAACGAGCACGGTCGTCGTCAAGCGTGAGGTCATGGCCGTCACCCAGATCGAGGAGACGGAGATGCGCGCCATCGATGACATCCTCGCGATCGAGGAAGCTCTGACCCGGGTGCAGGACAAGAAGATCAAGGCCGCCAAGACTCTTGCCGATCTCCTTGCCCAGGAGGAAAAGCTTGCGATGGACCGTGAGAAATTGGAACTGGCACGCAAGCAAGTCGAACTGGCAGAAGCGCGCCTCGACTTCGACATTTACAAGGAAACACGCAAGGAAGACCCCGACGACGATGAAACAGAAGGAGACGGGTTCGACGAGGCTGGTGGCTCTAACGCATCGTCCGCTTGGGAAGGGTGGACTGAGGAATCATGATCTCCGCTGCAGAAATCCACGTCGCCGAACAGCATGACGAGCGAGTGCTCCGCCGCGCCAATCTATACCAAAACCCCGAAGCCTTCCAAAAGCGGCTTGATCGTGCGCGGACCCTGAGGGATGCGTCCAAGAAGAGCCGCAAGAAAAAGCCAGCTCCGTTTAAATGGCTGACTCTTTCACAGAAGCAACAACTCGTGTTGTCATGGTGGACGCCTGAAAGCCCGGTATGTGATCGAGACGCGATCATCTGCGACGGGTCCGTTCGGGCAGGGAAGACCGTTTGCATGTCGTTCTCCTACGTCGATTGGGCGATGTCCTGCTTCCACGATATGAACTTCGGTCTTGCCGGAAAGACGATTGGTGCCCTGCGCCGGAACGTGATCACGCCTTTGAAGCGAATTCTTCGCGGCCGTGGGTATAAAGTCGTCGATCGACGTGCTGACAACCAACTCGTTGTCACCAAGAATCGCAGGACCAACACGTTCTACATCTTCGGCGGGAAGGACGAGAGCTCACAAGACCTGATTCAAGGGATCACTCTTGCGGGGATGTTCTTCGACGAAGTCGCCCTCATGCCGGAGTCTTTCGTCAACCAAGCGACGGCGCGGTGCTCCGTGACCGGCGCAAAGTTCTGGTTCAATTGCAACCCGGCAGGTCCGTATCACTGGTTCAAAGTCAGCTGGCTTGACAAGCTCCGGGAGAAGAATGCTCTGCATCTGCACTTCACGATGCACGACAACCTGTCACTCGACAAAGCGACGATCCAGCGGTACGAGAACCTGTACAAGGGTAGCCCCGTCTTCTACAAGCGGTACATTCTGGGGCTGTGGGTGGTTGCGGAAGGCGTCGTCTACGATATGTTCGACGATGAGATCCACAAGATCGCCGACGGTGCGCTGCCGAATCGCTTCGAGCGTTACCACATCGGCGTCGACGCGGGCCAGACGAACGCGACGGTCTATCTCCTGATTGGGGAGCTTCGCGGAAAACTGTACGTGATCCGGGAGTATTACCACGAATCGAAGGCGGTCAGCAAGAAGGACTCGGATGACGAAGAGGCCCCATCCAAAGGGAAAGCCCCGTCGGAGTACGCGGCGGACTTCCTCGCGTTCACCGTGGGGCTCAACATCTCAAACATCCTGATTGACCCCGCAGGTAAGTGGCTTCGAACGGAGTTGGAGAAGAAAGGTGTTCGTCGGATCATCAACGCCGATAACGACGTGCTCCCCGGCATCTCATCTGTGCAGGTGTGGCTGACGGAGAAACTTCTTTTCGTCGCGGAGAGTTGCAAGAACCTGCTCCGGGAGTTCGGCTCCTACATCTGGGACGTGAAAGCGGCGGAACGTGGTGAG contains these protein-coding regions:
- a CDS encoding ParB N-terminal domain-containing protein; the protein is MNIRTVPVTDINPSPYNPRIDLQPGDAEFEKLRRSIEEFGYVDPLIWNQRTGNLVGGHQRFKVLLAAGATELDVSVVDLDDVQERQLNLALNKISGDWDENKLSELLHELEVAGADLDLTGFDDKELDGLLKDFRPEDDETVGDFESAEINLGSFSDENFEAECPRCGFCFNPKEPEAATAAEEGNEDA
- a CDS encoding DNA cytosine methyltransferase, which translates into the protein MPEWDWSLRDLHNVTKIGRRVFSCFSCGGGSTMGYKLAGYEVIGNVEIDPQMMAIYKANHNPRFPFQMPIQEFRKIPKQELPPELFQLDILDGSPPCSVFSTAGSREKKWGVEARFREGQAKQRLDDLFFHFIDVADMLRPKVVIAENVKGMILGNAKGYVKEVVESFAQIGYIVQLFLLNGATMGVPQKRERVFFIARRHDLRLPDLQLKFGEPPVLYRDIRSGRGRPIDPKSRTYQRWLKRRPADKSMAHVALRTEGKNNNFNTIIVHDHRVLNTIASNSVFVRYDEPYHISNEDIIRSQAFPRDYNFLEGDPQYVCGMSVPPLMMKKIAEQVNRQWFKRGA
- a CDS encoding HEPN domain-containing protein is translated as MPSQSFQFFRDKNIQDVQRILDTHSAMSGRGRNALDHLTRSAILILAGSWEIYLEDVISESAAFLVNHLHSPRLLPTEVQKKLSSYVKSGKDSHLKPLELAGNGWRDVYLEMVEKEVSAVNTPKSHVINPLFEGLLGANELLNAWGDPKAIDDFVSYRGEIAHRVRSEDYVKVTEVRGYLDLIFEAARLTDNYLSDFTKDTLNHRAWRRVTG
- the terS gene encoding phage terminase small subunit, which gives rise to MARERSPKWEQARQMFVDSKVQMMLKDIGEKLGVSDAQIRKWKREDKKKGIDWDALANGHVTNGANSHVTNQQPNAPPKKKPHGAPKGNDNARGNKGGNGAPRGNKFAAGNSGGGAPHRNQNAYRTGEFAAIWMDALNDNEKAMLEKVDTDPVESVRREIGLLEFREFRMMRDIEARKSGLNDKQRRVLQERMQVKEPQQVHNDRTGETSTVVVKREVMAVTQIEETEMRAIDDILAIEEALTRVQDKKIKAAKTLADLLAQEEKLAMDREKLELARKQVELAEARLDFDIYKETRKEDPDDDETEGDGFDEAGGSNASSAWEGWTEES
- a CDS encoding PBSX family phage terminase large subunit, producing the protein MISAAEIHVAEQHDERVLRRANLYQNPEAFQKRLDRARTLRDASKKSRKKKPAPFKWLTLSQKQQLVLSWWTPESPVCDRDAIICDGSVRAGKTVCMSFSYVDWAMSCFHDMNFGLAGKTIGALRRNVITPLKRILRGRGYKVVDRRADNQLVVTKNRRTNTFYIFGGKDESSQDLIQGITLAGMFFDEVALMPESFVNQATARCSVTGAKFWFNCNPAGPYHWFKVSWLDKLREKNALHLHFTMHDNLSLDKATIQRYENLYKGSPVFYKRYILGLWVVAEGVVYDMFDDEIHKIADGALPNRFERYHIGVDAGQTNATVYLLIGELRGKLYVIREYYHESKAVSKKDSDDEEAPSKGKAPSEYAADFLAFTVGLNISNILIDPAGKWLRTELEKKGVRRIINADNDVLPGISSVQVWLTEKLLFVAESCKNLLREFGSYIWDVKAAERGEDKPVKKFDHALDALRYVVYTLFGKKRASVHGRVVGKSVASSIKL